A single region of the Cronobacter condimenti 1330 genome encodes:
- the yihA gene encoding ribosome biogenesis GTP-binding protein YihA/YsxC — protein MTQLNYQQTHFVTSAPDIRHLPADTGIEVAFAGRSNAGKSSALNTLTNQKSLARTSKTPGRTQLINLFEVTDGKRLVDLPGYGYAEVPEEMKRKWQRALGEYLEKRLCLKGLVVLMDIRHPLKDLDQQMIEWAVDSAIPVLVLLTKSDKLASGARKAQLNMVREAAIAFNGDVQVEAFSSLKKSGVDKLRAKLDSWFNDLPPATEEDAAQE, from the coding sequence TTGACTCAGTTGAACTATCAACAGACGCACTTTGTGACCAGTGCGCCGGATATTCGCCATCTTCCAGCCGATACCGGCATCGAAGTGGCTTTCGCAGGCCGCTCCAACGCCGGGAAATCGAGCGCGCTGAATACGCTCACTAACCAAAAGAGCCTGGCGCGTACCAGTAAAACGCCGGGACGCACCCAGCTTATTAACCTGTTTGAAGTGACGGACGGCAAGCGTCTGGTGGACCTGCCCGGCTATGGCTACGCCGAAGTGCCGGAAGAGATGAAGCGCAAATGGCAGCGCGCGCTGGGCGAATATCTCGAAAAACGCCTGTGTCTGAAAGGCCTGGTAGTGCTGATGGATATCCGTCATCCGCTTAAAGATCTCGACCAGCAGATGATCGAGTGGGCGGTGGACAGCGCTATTCCCGTTCTGGTACTGCTGACCAAATCCGATAAGCTCGCGAGCGGTGCGCGCAAAGCGCAACTGAATATGGTGCGTGAAGCAGCGATTGCCTTTAATGGCGACGTGCAGGTCGAAGCGTTTTCATCGCTGAAGAAATCGGGCGTGGACAAACTGCGCGCTAAGCTGGACAGCTGGTTTAACGATCTGCCGCCTGCCACTGAAGAAGACGCAGCCCAGGAATAA
- the yihI gene encoding Der GTPase-activating protein YihI, protein MKQPSSSVRGKGPAKARRKTREELNLEARDRKRDKKHRGHAAGSRATGAGASGKSSGQSKQKDPRIGSKKPIPLGVSDTQDAKPQKHQQPPKSEKPMLSPQEELDMLENDERLDALLERLEEGEALSTEDQAWVDSRLDRIDELMQQLGLSYEDDEEEEEQQEDMMRLLKGGN, encoded by the coding sequence ATGAAGCAACCCTCATCTTCTGTGCGTGGCAAAGGCCCCGCGAAAGCTCGCCGTAAAACGCGTGAAGAATTAAATCTGGAAGCCCGCGACCGTAAGCGCGATAAAAAGCACCGCGGCCATGCGGCGGGTAGCCGTGCGACGGGCGCGGGCGCGTCTGGAAAATCCTCCGGTCAGTCCAAACAGAAAGACCCGCGCATCGGCAGCAAAAAACCGATTCCGCTTGGCGTGAGCGACACGCAGGACGCCAAACCTCAGAAGCATCAACAACCCCCTAAAAGTGAGAAACCTATGTTGTCACCGCAGGAAGAGCTGGACATGCTGGAGAATGACGAGCGCCTGGACGCGCTGCTGGAGCGGCTGGAAGAAGGGGAAGCCCTGAGTACAGAAGACCAGGCGTGGGTGGATTCCCGTCTCGATCGTATTGATGAGCTAATGCAGCAACTGGGCCTCTCTTACGAGGATGACGAAGAAGAGGAAGAACAGCAGGAAGACATGATGCGCCTGCTCAAGGGCGGCAACTAA
- a CDS encoding YshB family small membrane protein: protein MLESLIHIATQSAQAGAAAGHTPQTAIAALLCAALVNFFS, encoded by the coding sequence ATGCTGGAATCATTAATCCATATCGCTACGCAGAGCGCGCAGGCTGGCGCCGCCGCAGGTCATACGCCCCAGACGGCCATTGCCGCCCTGCTGTGCGCAGCGCTGGTGAACTTCTTTAGTTAA
- a CDS encoding spot 42 RNA, inhibition of DNA synthesis, with protein MFYLSDLLLHVIGFG; from the coding sequence ATGTTCTATCTTTCAGACCTTTTACTTCACGTAATCGGATTTGGCTGA
- the hemN gene encoding oxygen-independent coproporphyrinogen III oxidase, whose protein sequence is MSEQVIDWDLALIQKYNYSGPRYTSYPTALEFSETFGEADFGRAVARYPDRPLSLYVHIPFCHKLCYFCGCNKIVTRQQHKADQYLDVLEQEIIHRAPLFAGRRISQLHWGGGTPTYLSKAQISRLMHLLRTHFHFNDDAEISIEVDPREIKLDVLDHLYAEGFRRLSMGVQDFNKEVQRLVNREQDEDFIFALIKRARDVGFTSANIDLIYGLPKQTPESFAFTLQRVAELNPDRLSVFNYAHLPTLFAAQRKIKEADLPSAQQKLDILQHTIHSLTQAGYQFIGMDHFAKPDDELAIAQREGVLHRNFQGYTTQGDTDLLGLGVSAISMIGDCYAQNQKELKRYYQAVDEQGNALWRGLALTRDDCIRRDVIKALICNFRLDFADIEKAWSLDFADYFAEDLRLLAPLAKDGLVAVNESGITVTAKGRLLIRNICMCFDVYLRQKARLQQFSRVI, encoded by the coding sequence ATGTCTGAGCAGGTAATCGACTGGGATCTGGCCCTTATCCAGAAATATAACTATTCCGGGCCGCGCTACACCTCGTATCCCACGGCACTTGAGTTTTCTGAGACGTTTGGCGAAGCCGATTTCGGGCGTGCTGTTGCGCGTTATCCTGACCGGCCGCTATCGCTTTACGTGCACATCCCGTTCTGCCATAAGCTGTGCTACTTCTGCGGCTGTAATAAAATCGTCACTCGCCAGCAGCATAAGGCTGACCAGTATCTCGACGTGCTGGAGCAGGAGATAATCCATCGCGCGCCGCTGTTCGCCGGGCGTCGCATCAGCCAGTTGCACTGGGGCGGCGGCACGCCGACCTACCTCAGCAAAGCGCAAATAAGCCGTCTGATGCACCTGCTGCGCACCCATTTTCATTTTAACGACGACGCTGAAATCTCTATCGAAGTCGACCCGCGCGAAATCAAACTCGACGTGCTGGATCATCTCTATGCGGAAGGCTTTCGCCGTCTCAGTATGGGCGTGCAGGATTTCAATAAAGAGGTTCAGCGGTTGGTGAACCGCGAGCAGGATGAAGACTTCATCTTTGCGCTCATCAAACGCGCGCGCGATGTCGGTTTCACCTCAGCCAATATCGATTTGATCTACGGCCTGCCGAAGCAGACACCGGAAAGCTTTGCTTTTACGCTGCAACGTGTGGCGGAACTCAACCCGGACCGCCTGAGCGTCTTTAACTACGCGCACCTGCCGACGCTGTTTGCCGCGCAGCGCAAAATCAAAGAAGCGGATCTGCCTTCCGCGCAGCAGAAACTCGATATCCTGCAACACACCATCCACTCGCTCACGCAGGCGGGGTATCAGTTTATCGGGATGGATCACTTCGCGAAGCCGGACGATGAGCTTGCGATCGCCCAGCGCGAAGGCGTGTTGCATCGCAATTTCCAGGGCTATACCACGCAGGGTGACACCGATTTGCTGGGGCTGGGCGTATCGGCCATCAGCATGATTGGCGATTGTTATGCGCAGAACCAGAAAGAACTTAAGCGTTATTACCAGGCCGTGGACGAGCAGGGCAACGCGCTGTGGCGAGGGCTTGCGCTCACCCGTGACGACTGCATCCGCCGGGACGTCATTAAAGCGCTTATTTGTAATTTCCGGCTCGATTTCGCGGATATTGAAAAGGCGTGGTCGCTCGATTTTGCTGATTATTTCGCAGAAGATCTCCGGCTGCTGGCGCCGCTTGCGAAAGACGGGCTGGTGGCGGTGAACGAGAGCGGCATTACCGTCACGGCGAAAGGGCGTTTGCTGATTCGTAACATCTGCATGTGCTTTGACGTCTACCTGCGCCAGAAGGCGCGGCTACAGCAGTTCTCACGCGTGATATAA
- the glnG gene encoding nitrogen regulation protein NR(I), with amino-acid sequence MQRGIVWIVDDDSSIRWVLERALTGAGLSCTTFESGNEVLDALSTKTPDVLLSDIRMPGMDGLTLLKQIKQRHPMLPVIIMTAHSDLDAAVSAYQQGAFDYLPKPFDIDEAVALVERAISHYQEQQQPRSAQVFGPTTDIIGEAPAMQDVFRIIGRLSRSSISVLINGESGTGKELVAHALHRHSPRVKAPFIALNMAAIPKDLIESELFGHEKGAFTGANQIRQGRFEQADGGTLFLDEIGDMPLDVQTRLLRVLADGQFYRVGGYAPVKVDVRIIAATHQNLELRVQEGKFREDLFHRLNVIRVHLPPLRERREDIPRLARHFLQVAARELGVEAKLLHPETEAALTRLAWPGNVRQLENTCRWLTVMAAGQEVLIQDLPAELFETSTPDAPSQTLPESWATQLAQWADRALHSGHQNLLSEAQPEMERTLLTTALRHTQGHKQEAARLLGWGRNTLTRKLKELGME; translated from the coding sequence ATGCAACGAGGGATTGTCTGGATCGTCGATGACGATAGCTCCATTCGCTGGGTGCTTGAGCGCGCGCTCACCGGAGCAGGCTTAAGCTGCACCACCTTTGAGAGCGGCAACGAGGTGCTGGACGCGCTGAGCACGAAAACCCCGGACGTGCTGCTGTCGGATATTCGAATGCCGGGTATGGACGGCCTGACGCTGCTAAAACAGATTAAACAGCGCCACCCGATGCTTCCGGTCATCATTATGACCGCGCATTCGGATCTCGACGCTGCGGTCAGCGCCTATCAGCAGGGCGCGTTTGATTATCTGCCAAAACCGTTTGATATCGACGAGGCGGTGGCGCTGGTCGAGCGCGCCATTAGCCACTATCAGGAGCAGCAGCAGCCGCGCAGCGCGCAGGTCTTTGGCCCGACGACCGACATCATCGGCGAAGCGCCAGCGATGCAGGATGTCTTTCGTATTATCGGGCGCCTCTCACGCTCTTCCATTAGCGTGCTGATTAACGGCGAATCCGGTACCGGTAAAGAACTCGTCGCACATGCGCTGCACCGCCACAGCCCGCGTGTCAAAGCGCCCTTTATCGCGCTCAATATGGCAGCCATTCCCAAAGACCTTATCGAATCGGAGCTGTTCGGCCACGAAAAAGGCGCGTTCACCGGGGCTAACCAGATTCGCCAGGGCCGTTTCGAACAGGCTGACGGCGGCACACTGTTTCTCGATGAAATCGGCGATATGCCGCTGGATGTCCAGACCCGCCTGCTGCGTGTGCTGGCGGATGGCCAGTTTTACCGCGTCGGCGGCTACGCGCCGGTAAAAGTCGACGTGCGCATTATCGCAGCGACGCACCAGAACCTTGAACTGCGCGTGCAGGAAGGGAAATTTCGTGAAGATTTATTCCACCGCCTGAATGTGATCCGCGTACATCTGCCGCCGCTGCGTGAGCGCCGTGAAGATATTCCACGCCTCGCCCGCCATTTCTTACAGGTCGCGGCGCGCGAGCTGGGTGTTGAAGCCAAACTACTCCACCCGGAAACCGAAGCAGCATTGACGCGTCTGGCCTGGCCTGGCAACGTGCGCCAGCTAGAGAATACCTGCCGCTGGCTTACCGTGATGGCCGCAGGTCAGGAAGTGTTGATTCAGGACTTGCCCGCCGAGCTGTTTGAAACCAGCACGCCGGATGCGCCGTCGCAGACGCTTCCCGAAAGCTGGGCGACGCAGCTTGCGCAGTGGGCTGACCGGGCGCTGCATTCCGGTCACCAAAACCTGCTTTCCGAGGCGCAACCAGAGATGGAGCGCACGTTACTTACCACGGCCCTACGTCACACGCAGGGGCATAAACAGGAAGCCGCGCGCCTGTTGGGCTGGGGCAGAAACACCCTGACGCGTAAGCTGAAAGAGCTGGGTATGGAGTAA